One window of Peteryoungia desertarenae genomic DNA carries:
- a CDS encoding FliM/FliN family flagellar motor switch protein, with product MSDETIETAPKIDKALLAMLTGGLGDKKTLAKLCSDFGLLYTEFLPDIIHSETGLTVSVHYNGHETGMMTDLIADLGDNVSIVEASLRNWSPRFYLACGNSFVITLMENLLGALPETIEEPIQRPLSHIELDLSAMVYDKIANVLRSGVNASGGFEPLVEKPRNAEDMPKFDEDHVDEYAATIKLGIELGTIASEFYLVIPQKALLKTVVTTPKSKNQGSKTRKEWQDQIAEQVRRSQVMLEARIRLESLTLKTISCLAVGDVIPFKDIGDVMVDVSANSKDMYRCEFGRAGEHYTVRVKDNVSSEDEILRHLMN from the coding sequence ATGAGCGACGAGACGATTGAAACCGCACCCAAGATCGACAAAGCCCTGCTTGCCATGCTGACGGGCGGGCTTGGAGACAAGAAAACGCTTGCGAAACTCTGCAGCGACTTCGGCCTGCTCTACACCGAATTTCTGCCGGACATCATCCACAGCGAAACCGGCCTGACCGTTTCCGTTCATTACAACGGGCATGAAACCGGAATGATGACGGATCTCATCGCCGATCTTGGTGACAATGTCAGCATCGTGGAGGCATCCCTGCGGAACTGGTCACCGCGCTTCTATCTCGCCTGCGGAAACAGTTTCGTCATCACCTTGATGGAAAACCTGCTTGGCGCCCTTCCCGAAACGATCGAGGAGCCGATCCAGAGACCGCTTTCGCATATCGAACTCGATCTGTCGGCGATGGTCTATGACAAGATCGCCAATGTGCTGCGCTCCGGCGTCAATGCAAGCGGCGGCTTTGAGCCTCTTGTCGAGAAGCCGCGCAATGCCGAAGACATGCCCAAGTTCGATGAGGATCACGTCGACGAATATGCCGCGACGATCAAGCTCGGCATCGAACTGGGCACGATTGCATCCGAATTCTATCTCGTCATTCCGCAAAAGGCGCTGCTGAAGACGGTTGTGACGACCCCGAAATCCAAGAACCAAGGCTCCAAGACCCGTAAGGAGTGGCAGGACCAGATCGCCGAGCAAGTCCGGCGATCCCAGGTCATGCTGGAAGCGCGTATCCGTCTGGAAAGCCTGACCCTCAAGACAATCTCTTGTCTTGCGGTTGGCGATGTCATCCCCTTCAAGGACATTGGGGATGTCATGGTCGATGTCAGCGCCAACAGCAAGGACATGTACCGATGTGAATTCGGACGCGCCGGGGAGCACTACACGGTCCGGGTAAAGGACAATGTCAGTAGCGAAGATGAAATTCTAAGGCATTTGATGAACTAG
- the fliN gene encoding flagellar motor switch protein FliN, giving the protein MAPKKTPTPDDDPLAMPGSDADFDQAVDDLRGVLKADAEGGLPDLGGDFGSDLGSDFGLNDTPSDDLSAFSSDFGSDTGLGSDFGGGSDFGGDAFGGDAIGGGDFGGDAFGSDGGTKSQPPGSALTANLDLIMDIPIDVQIVLGSSRMQVSGLMSLEEGAIIALDKKIGEPVEIMVNGRKIARGEITVLENDDTRFGVKLIEVMGTKKS; this is encoded by the coding sequence ATGGCACCCAAGAAGACCCCAACCCCCGATGACGATCCCCTGGCGATGCCAGGAAGCGACGCCGATTTCGATCAGGCTGTCGACGATCTGCGCGGTGTTTTGAAGGCCGATGCCGAGGGCGGCCTTCCCGATCTCGGCGGCGATTTCGGAAGTGACCTCGGTTCTGATTTTGGACTGAACGACACGCCGTCCGATGATCTTTCTGCTTTTTCGTCGGATTTCGGCAGCGATACGGGCCTTGGAAGCGATTTCGGTGGCGGCAGCGATTTTGGCGGTGACGCGTTCGGTGGAGACGCGATTGGTGGTGGCGATTTCGGTGGCGATGCCTTCGGCTCCGATGGCGGTACCAAATCACAGCCTCCGGGAAGCGCACTGACGGCCAATCTGGACCTGATCATGGACATCCCGATCGATGTTCAGATCGTTCTGGGATCAAGTCGCATGCAGGTGTCCGGATTGATGAGCCTGGAAGAGGGTGCCATCATTGCACTCGACAAGAAGATTGGCGAACCTGTTGAGATCATGGTGAATGGCCGTAAGATTGCACGCGGTGAAATCACGGTTCTCGAAAATGATGACACGCGTTTTGGTGTCAAGCTCATAGAAGTGATGGGCACCAAGAAGTCCTGA
- the flgG gene encoding flagellar basal-body rod protein FlgG yields the protein MRALAIAATGMDAQQTNLEVIANNIANINTTGYKRARAEFTDLLYQTERAQGVPNRANQAIVPEGANIGLGVQTAAVRNIHSQGQLAQTSNELDLALVGRGWFQIESPDGTTLYSRSGAFNTNAEGQLVTIDGYIVTPQINVPQDASEVIVSRTGQVQARIGNDADFTELGQLTIANFVNEAGLKPLGDNLFAQTAASGEAIIAAPEDPGFGYIKQGYLESSNVDSVREITDMISAQRAYEMNSKVIQTADEMAQIVSKNLK from the coding sequence ATGAGAGCGCTCGCAATTGCAGCCACCGGCATGGATGCCCAGCAGACCAATCTGGAAGTCATTGCCAACAACATCGCCAATATCAACACAACGGGTTACAAACGGGCTCGCGCCGAGTTCACCGATCTGCTTTACCAGACCGAGCGGGCCCAGGGCGTGCCGAACCGCGCAAACCAGGCCATCGTGCCGGAGGGCGCCAATATCGGTCTCGGTGTTCAGACTGCAGCGGTGCGCAACATCCATTCGCAAGGGCAGCTCGCGCAGACCAGCAACGAGCTGGACCTCGCCCTTGTCGGAAGAGGCTGGTTCCAGATCGAGTCGCCCGATGGCACCACCCTTTACAGCCGCTCGGGTGCCTTCAACACCAATGCCGAAGGCCAACTGGTTACGATTGACGGCTACATCGTTACCCCGCAGATCAATGTTCCGCAGGACGCCAGTGAAGTGATCGTCTCCCGTACCGGGCAGGTTCAGGCCCGTATCGGCAATGACGCGGACTTTACCGAGCTTGGTCAGTTGACCATCGCGAACTTTGTCAACGAGGCCGGTTTGAAGCCGCTCGGCGACAACCTCTTTGCCCAGACGGCAGCTTCGGGTGAAGCGATTATCGCAGCACCGGAAGATCCTGGCTTCGGCTACATCAAGCAGGGCTATCTGGAATCGTCGAACGTCGATTCCGTCCGTGAAATCACGGATATGATCTCGGCCCAGCGCGCCTATGAAATGAACTCGAAAGTCATCCAGACTGCAGACGAAATGGCTCAGATCGTCAGCAAGAACCTGAAGTAA
- a CDS encoding flagellar protein — translation MTDFDDDEGIEAPKVEKRQRVLTVDRMIGGTGIALACAAALFPWYVFFNEEQFGVRLADWGPTRDLPEGPGRNVFSVSPAALVDNDDDEEDNSNQVIVDQITTATIPTLGIERPEGLEAPLMQPFPGRSSFRLLHVANGRALIEDTSGMYMVRVGSILPDNSRVATLEQRDGKWVIVTSTGEVYANN, via the coding sequence GTGACAGATTTCGACGACGACGAAGGCATCGAGGCCCCGAAGGTCGAAAAGCGACAGAGGGTGCTGACGGTGGACCGCATGATCGGCGGCACCGGGATTGCGCTTGCCTGCGCGGCTGCATTGTTTCCCTGGTATGTCTTCTTCAATGAAGAGCAATTCGGGGTGCGTCTCGCTGACTGGGGGCCGACACGCGATCTGCCGGAAGGCCCGGGGCGCAATGTCTTTAGTGTTTCTCCCGCGGCTCTTGTCGACAATGACGACGACGAGGAAGACAACTCAAATCAGGTGATTGTTGACCAGATCACGACGGCAACCATCCCGACCCTCGGCATCGAGCGACCCGAAGGCCTTGAAGCGCCCTTGATGCAACCTTTCCCTGGTCGAAGCAGCTTTCGTCTGCTGCATGTGGCCAACGGTCGAGCGCTCATTGAGGATACCTCAGGAATGTACATGGTGCGGGTCGGATCGATCCTCCCGGACAACAGCCGCGTGGCGACCCTTGAGCAGCGTGACGGCAAGTGGGTGATCGTGACGTCAACGGGCGAAGTCTACGCCAATAACTGA
- the motA gene encoding flagellar motor stator protein MotA — MNIIVGFVITLGCVLGGYMAMGGKLAVLNQPFELLIIGGAGVGGFIMANSMKVIKDTGKAVGEAFKYKVPKERDYLDVLGVLYSLMRDLRTKSRNEIEAHIDNPEESSIFTAAPNLLKNKELTSFICDYVRLIIIGNARSHEIEALMDEEIETILYDKMKPYHALNTVGDAFPAIGIIAAVLGIIKTMGYINESPEVIGGLVGAALVGTMLGIFLSYCLVSPLIAQIKVVRTKQHRLYIIVKQTLLAYMNGSVPQVALEYGRKTISAHERPSIDAVEQEMMNPGGGGDSKAA, encoded by the coding sequence ATGAATATCATCGTCGGATTTGTGATAACTCTGGGCTGCGTCCTTGGCGGTTACATGGCCATGGGCGGCAAGCTCGCAGTTCTCAATCAGCCGTTCGAGCTGCTGATCATCGGCGGGGCCGGCGTCGGCGGCTTTATCATGGCCAATTCGATGAAGGTCATCAAAGACACCGGCAAGGCGGTCGGTGAAGCCTTCAAATACAAGGTCCCGAAAGAGCGCGATTATCTGGATGTCCTCGGCGTTCTCTACTCGCTGATGCGCGACCTGCGCACCAAGTCCCGTAACGAAATCGAAGCCCATATCGACAACCCGGAAGAATCCTCCATCTTCACCGCCGCGCCAAACCTGCTGAAGAACAAGGAACTCACATCTTTCATCTGCGACTATGTCCGGCTGATCATCATCGGAAATGCCCGCAGCCATGAGATCGAAGCCTTGATGGACGAAGAGATCGAAACGATCCTTTACGACAAGATGAAGCCCTACCATGCGCTGAACACCGTCGGCGACGCCTTTCCGGCCATCGGTATCATTGCGGCGGTTCTCGGCATCATCAAGACCATGGGATACATCAACGAATCGCCGGAAGTCATCGGCGGCCTGGTCGGCGCGGCGCTTGTCGGAACGATGTTGGGTATCTTCCTCTCCTACTGCCTTGTCAGCCCGCTGATTGCGCAGATCAAGGTCGTCCGGACGAAGCAGCATCGCCTTTACATCATCGTTAAGCAGACACTTCTGGCCTATATGAACGGCTCGGTTCCGCAGGTGGCGCTCGAATATGGCCGTAAGACCATCTCTGCCCACGAGCGTCCGTCGATCGACGCCGTTGAGCAGGAAATGATGAATCCCGGTGGTGGTGGCGACAGCAAGGCAGCATGA
- the flgF gene encoding flagellar basal-body rod protein FlgF, with protein MQSGLYVSLSSQMALERRLTTIADNMANVNTVGFRATEVKFDEILSKTRNDLNASIAFVSQGNDYLSTKTGDLQHTENVLDFAIKGDAWFAIETPVGQVLTRDGRFTMTDTGELVSVRGYPVLDAGGAPIQLNRAGGPPEVGADGQILQDGRQVTSLGLFTADLTQGFLRFENSGVTTVDNPQPVVDNPEIAVMQGYLESSNVNGIREMTQLIQVNRAFESISSLIRDSENSLSQAIRTLGGSGN; from the coding sequence TTGCAATCCGGACTCTACGTATCCCTGTCCTCGCAAATGGCGCTTGAGCGTCGCCTCACCACGATCGCCGACAACATGGCGAATGTGAACACCGTCGGATTTCGCGCGACCGAGGTAAAATTTGACGAAATACTGAGCAAGACGCGCAACGATCTGAATGCCAGCATCGCTTTTGTGTCTCAGGGGAACGACTACCTTTCGACGAAAACCGGTGACCTTCAGCATACGGAAAATGTGCTCGACTTTGCCATCAAGGGTGACGCCTGGTTTGCGATCGAAACCCCGGTTGGTCAGGTTCTGACCCGTGATGGGCGCTTTACGATGACAGACACCGGAGAGCTGGTCTCCGTTCGTGGCTATCCCGTTCTTGATGCTGGCGGCGCGCCGATCCAGCTGAACCGTGCTGGCGGACCTCCGGAAGTGGGCGCCGACGGCCAGATCTTGCAGGATGGACGTCAGGTCACAAGCCTCGGCCTGTTTACGGCTGACCTGACCCAGGGCTTCCTTCGTTTTGAGAATAGCGGTGTGACCACTGTCGACAACCCGCAGCCTGTTGTCGACAATCCGGAAATTGCGGTCATGCAGGGCTATCTGGAAAGCTCCAATGTCAACGGGATCCGCGAGATGACCCAGCTCATCCAGGTCAACCGCGCCTTTGAAAGTATCAGCTCACTGATCCGCGATAGCGAAAATTCCCTGAGCCAGGCGATCAGGACCCTCGGTGGAAGTGGCAACTGA
- the flgA gene encoding flagellar basal body P-ring formation chaperone FlgA gives MTFRQKNRTAKAIKLGVLLSAALPVLALAQGTAVVPVQIIYPGETISSSQINQVDVTNPNLTGGYAKTKGEVIGMVSTRTLLPGRTIPLSGLREPHAIKRGANVRLTFSIGNMVISASGTPLTDASVGDVIRVRNIDSGLIVSGTVMADGTVQVMSK, from the coding sequence ATGACGTTTCGCCAGAAAAACAGGACAGCCAAAGCAATCAAACTTGGCGTGCTGCTATCGGCAGCGCTGCCGGTCCTGGCGCTTGCGCAGGGGACGGCAGTCGTGCCGGTGCAGATCATCTATCCTGGCGAAACCATATCCTCCTCACAGATCAATCAGGTGGATGTCACCAACCCGAACCTGACCGGCGGCTATGCCAAGACCAAGGGCGAGGTGATCGGCATGGTCTCTACCCGGACGTTGCTGCCGGGCCGGACCATTCCGCTGAGCGGGCTGCGTGAACCCCATGCGATCAAGCGCGGCGCCAATGTTCGTCTGACTTTCTCCATCGGCAATATGGTGATCAGCGCCTCGGGCACGCCGTTGACGGACGCTTCGGTCGGTGACGTGATCCGCGTCCGCAACATCGATTCCGGTCTGATCGTGTCTGGCACGGTCATGGCCGATGGCACCGTGCAGGTAATGTCCAAATGA
- a CDS encoding DUF1217 domain-containing protein → MTTTYTNYKLITQNLDKTMERVAKQPDVARETEYYLSKIGDVKSIDDFMADSRLYNYALKAHGLEDMAYAKAFIRKVLTEGVSNDEAFANQLTDSRYAELAKALNFEAFGAAATAFDSAQKDMVSRYMRQTLEADAGNDNTGVRLALYFDRNASKIKSGMDILADDALAQVVRTALQIPDEVAASDIDKQAGYLEKRLDIESFQDPEEVSKFLERFTALWELDNPSEPYDPLAVFGSSSGFGISADLLISINSLKRGGS, encoded by the coding sequence GTGACCACGACCTATACAAATTACAAGTTGATCACGCAGAACCTCGACAAGACGATGGAGCGCGTGGCCAAGCAGCCTGATGTGGCTCGGGAGACGGAATACTACCTGTCCAAAATCGGCGACGTGAAATCGATCGACGACTTCATGGCAGACAGCCGTCTCTACAACTATGCCTTGAAGGCGCACGGATTGGAAGACATGGCCTACGCCAAGGCCTTCATCCGCAAGGTGCTTACGGAAGGCGTCTCCAATGATGAAGCCTTTGCCAATCAACTGACCGATAGCCGCTATGCCGAACTGGCCAAGGCTCTCAACTTTGAGGCCTTCGGTGCTGCGGCGACGGCATTTGATTCCGCGCAGAAGGATATGGTGTCCAGGTACATGCGCCAGACCCTTGAAGCCGATGCCGGTAACGACAACACCGGGGTCCGCCTGGCGCTTTATTTCGATCGCAACGCCTCGAAGATCAAGAGCGGCATGGATATCCTGGCGGATGATGCGCTGGCCCAGGTCGTTCGTACCGCTTTGCAAATCCCCGACGAAGTTGCGGCATCGGATATCGACAAGCAGGCGGGCTATCTGGAAAAGCGTCTCGACATCGAGAGCTTCCAGGATCCTGAAGAGGTCAGCAAGTTTCTCGAACGGTTCACCGCTCTTTGGGAGCTCGATAATCCGTCCGAGCCCTATGATCCGCTTGCCGTGTTCGGAAGCTCTTCCGGTTTCGGGATTTCGGCGGATCTTCTCATTTCAATCAATTCACTGAAACGCGGAGGCAGTTAA
- the fliG gene encoding flagellar motor switch protein FliG, with protein MMDFDDFGGPVSGKPLSQADKAAAVLLAMGKGVAGKLLKYFTQAELQMIIASAQTLRTIPPDELTELVNEFEDLFTEGAGLMDNAKAIESILEEGLTPEEVDGLLGRRTAFQAFEASIWDRLQDADPDFIAKFLMREHPQTVAYILSMLPSSFGAKVLLKLPESRRADIMNRTVNLKNVSSKAAQIIENRVHDLIAEIEAEKNSTGSAKVAELMNELEKPEVDTLLQSLESISKEAVNKVRPKIFLFEDLLVMPQRSRVMLLNDISGDILTMALRGASAEIKECVLSSISPRSRRMIESDLQAGTAGINPREIAIARRAVAQEAIRLANAGQIQLKDTEGGDQAA; from the coding sequence ATGATGGACTTTGACGATTTTGGCGGCCCAGTTTCCGGTAAACCGCTTTCCCAGGCCGACAAGGCAGCCGCAGTGCTGCTGGCCATGGGAAAGGGTGTTGCCGGCAAGCTGCTGAAATACTTCACTCAGGCAGAACTGCAGATGATCATCGCATCTGCCCAGACGCTTCGCACCATTCCACCGGATGAACTGACCGAACTCGTCAACGAGTTTGAGGACCTGTTCACCGAGGGTGCAGGCCTTATGGACAATGCCAAGGCCATCGAAAGCATCCTGGAAGAGGGGTTGACGCCAGAGGAGGTGGACGGGCTTCTGGGTCGTCGGACCGCTTTCCAGGCGTTCGAAGCATCGATCTGGGATCGTCTGCAGGATGCCGATCCCGACTTCATCGCCAAGTTCCTGATGCGGGAGCATCCGCAGACCGTAGCCTATATCCTCTCCATGCTGCCGTCATCCTTTGGCGCCAAGGTACTGCTCAAGTTGCCGGAGAGCCGTCGCGCTGACATCATGAACCGGACGGTCAATCTGAAGAACGTCAGCTCCAAGGCGGCGCAGATCATCGAGAACAGGGTTCATGACCTGATCGCCGAAATCGAGGCCGAGAAGAATTCGACCGGATCGGCCAAGGTCGCCGAACTGATGAACGAGCTCGAGAAGCCCGAAGTCGATACCCTTCTGCAGTCGCTCGAATCGATCAGCAAGGAGGCCGTCAACAAGGTCCGCCCGAAGATCTTCCTGTTCGAGGACCTTCTCGTCATGCCGCAGCGCAGCCGCGTCATGCTGTTGAACGACATCTCCGGCGACATTCTGACCATGGCGCTACGCGGCGCCAGTGCGGAAATCAAGGAATGTGTGCTGTCATCCATCAGCCCCCGTTCACGCCGCATGATCGAATCAGATCTGCAGGCAGGCACGGCCGGCATTAATCCGCGTGAGATTGCAATCGCCCGTCGGGCAGTCGCGCAGGAAGCGATTCGCCTCGCAAATGCCGGG
- the fliI gene encoding flagellar protein export ATPase FliI, whose protein sequence is MMDALPISPKLSQLAGLVGRYAKPEYSVTQGGHVRTIAAGHYTVTGLSRHVRLGEFVAHRSPSGIHLGEVVRVEPDIAYVCPIEPGEPIGIHDVVIRKGAFRIAPEDSWCGRTINALGDPIDGGAPLKPGDIRRPIYATAPPSMTRRRVEEAFRTGVRAIDIFSPLCLGQRLGIFAGSGVGKSTLLSMLARADAFDRVVIALVGERGREVREFIEDTLGENMAKAVAVVATSDESPMLRKMAPLTAMTIAEHFRDKGENVLFIVDSVTRFAHAIREVATAAGEPPIARGYPASVFTELPRLLERAGPGAEGAGTITAIISILVDGDNHNDPIADSTRGILDGHIVLERSLADEGRYPPINPLSSISRLARKAWNPEQEKLVSRLKALIHRYEETRDLRLIGGYRNGSDPDLDMAIKQVPVIYEVLKQTPAEKPAADAYADLANALKNAVANQPGGMRR, encoded by the coding sequence ATGATGGACGCTCTCCCGATCTCCCCGAAACTCAGCCAGCTTGCAGGGCTGGTCGGGCGCTATGCGAAACCGGAATATTCGGTGACGCAGGGTGGACATGTGCGCACGATCGCCGCAGGACACTACACCGTGACCGGGCTGTCCCGGCATGTTCGTCTGGGCGAGTTTGTCGCCCATCGTTCACCCTCGGGAATCCATCTGGGCGAAGTGGTGCGGGTAGAGCCCGACATAGCCTATGTCTGTCCGATCGAGCCTGGCGAACCGATCGGTATTCATGATGTTGTCATTCGCAAAGGTGCGTTTCGGATTGCTCCGGAAGACAGTTGGTGCGGTCGCACCATCAATGCCCTTGGCGATCCGATTGATGGTGGCGCACCGCTGAAGCCCGGCGACATCCGTCGCCCGATCTACGCAACCGCACCACCCTCCATGACGCGCCGTCGTGTCGAAGAGGCTTTCCGAACGGGAGTGCGCGCGATCGATATCTTCTCGCCACTTTGCCTTGGACAGCGCCTAGGCATCTTCGCAGGCTCGGGCGTCGGCAAGTCGACCCTACTGTCGATGTTGGCGCGAGCTGATGCGTTTGATCGTGTCGTCATCGCATTGGTTGGTGAGCGTGGCCGCGAAGTGCGGGAATTCATCGAGGATACGCTCGGGGAGAACATGGCCAAGGCCGTGGCGGTCGTCGCAACCAGCGATGAAAGCCCGATGCTGCGCAAAATGGCGCCGCTGACTGCCATGACAATTGCCGAACACTTTCGCGACAAGGGTGAAAACGTCCTCTTCATCGTCGATAGCGTCACCCGCTTTGCGCATGCTATCCGTGAAGTTGCGACCGCTGCTGGCGAACCGCCGATTGCTCGCGGCTATCCGGCCTCAGTTTTCACGGAACTGCCGCGACTGCTTGAACGGGCAGGTCCAGGTGCCGAGGGGGCTGGTACGATAACGGCGATCATTTCGATCCTTGTCGACGGTGACAATCACAACGATCCGATTGCAGACTCCACCCGCGGCATTCTCGACGGCCATATCGTCCTGGAACGCAGTCTCGCCGACGAAGGGCGCTACCCGCCGATCAATCCTCTGTCCTCGATCTCGCGTTTGGCGCGCAAGGCCTGGAATCCCGAGCAGGAGAAACTGGTCTCGCGGTTGAAGGCACTGATTCATCGCTATGAAGAGACGCGCGATCTGCGACTGATCGGTGGCTATCGCAACGGCAGCGATCCGGACCTGGACATGGCGATCAAGCAGGTTCCGGTCATCTACGAGGTCTTGAAGCAGACACCGGCTGAAAAACCGGCGGCAGACGCCTATGCCGACCTCGCCAACGCATTGAAAAACGCGGTCGCCAACCAGCCCGGCGGCATGAGAAGGTAG
- the flgB gene encoding flagellar basal body rod protein FlgB, whose amino-acid sequence MNPIQLFELASKQAEWLQVRQQVVVGNIANANTPKYTAKDITPFSAVLDNTMPSQRMATTHPGHMEAYALSDENIDVREARLNNEIGIQESGNTVALSQELSKTGEIKRQHELNTSLVSSFHRMMLMTVKR is encoded by the coding sequence ATGAACCCCATCCAGTTGTTTGAACTGGCATCCAAGCAAGCCGAGTGGCTGCAGGTGCGTCAGCAGGTTGTGGTTGGCAATATCGCGAACGCCAATACGCCGAAATATACGGCCAAAGATATCACCCCGTTCAGCGCCGTGCTGGATAACACCATGCCATCGCAGCGCATGGCGACCACGCATCCGGGTCATATGGAGGCCTACGCGCTGTCGGACGAGAACATCGATGTCCGGGAAGCCAGGCTGAACAATGAGATCGGGATTCAGGAGTCCGGAAATACCGTGGCTCTGTCCCAAGAACTTTCCAAGACTGGCGAAATCAAACGCCAGCATGAACTGAACACCTCTCTGGTGTCCTCCTTCCATCGCATGATGTTGATGACGGTGAAACGCTGA
- a CDS encoding flagellar hook-basal body complex protein FliE — protein MIEAVTSIASLSKGRGLESLSETTTTTTGILGGQPVQTPGMVDGQSFASVMSNMATTAANNLKAAEQASFDGMTGKAPLREVVDAVMAAEQSLQTAIAFRDKVVNAYLEITKMQI, from the coding sequence ATGATTGAAGCTGTTACGAGCATCGCATCGCTGTCCAAGGGACGCGGCCTCGAATCGCTCAGCGAAACAACGACAACAACGACCGGTATTTTGGGTGGGCAGCCTGTACAGACGCCCGGTATGGTCGATGGCCAGTCCTTTGCGAGCGTCATGAGCAACATGGCGACGACAGCCGCCAATAACCTCAAGGCGGCAGAGCAGGCCTCTTTCGACGGAATGACGGGCAAGGCGCCTTTGCGTGAAGTCGTTGATGCGGTCATGGCTGCCGAACAGTCGCTCCAGACGGCAATCGCCTTCCGCGACAAGGTCGTCAACGCCTATCTCGAAATCACCAAGATGCAGATCTAG
- the flgC gene encoding flagellar basal body rod protein FlgC — MSDPLSAASRIASSGLEVQSTRLRIVSENIANARSTGDTPGADPYRRKTVTFGTELDRAINAELVQVRKLGVDLSDFIEEYDPGNPAADERGVVKMPNVNILVEMADMREANRSYEANLQSIKQTRELVSQTISLLRASQ; from the coding sequence ATGTCTGATCCCTTAAGTGCAGCCTCTAGAATTGCAAGCAGTGGTCTCGAAGTCCAGTCCACGCGCCTGCGTATCGTATCGGAGAATATCGCCAACGCTCGCTCGACGGGCGACACTCCCGGTGCCGATCCCTATCGTCGCAAAACGGTGACTTTCGGTACGGAGCTTGATCGAGCCATCAATGCCGAACTGGTGCAGGTGCGCAAGCTTGGTGTCGATCTCTCGGATTTCATCGAGGAATACGATCCCGGCAATCCCGCAGCCGACGAGCGCGGTGTGGTGAAAATGCCAAACGTGAACATCCTTGTAGAGATGGCTGACATGCGCGAAGCCAATCGCAGCTACGAAGCCAATCTTCAAAGCATCAAGCAGACACGCGAGCTCGTGTCCCAGACGATTTCACTTCTGAGGGCCTCGCAATGA